Sequence from the Fragaria vesca subsp. vesca linkage group LG4, FraVesHawaii_1.0, whole genome shotgun sequence genome:
ATACTGAGAAGGAAACACCAAAGTTTTCCAGCAATACTACCATTGAAAAACCATATCAAGCCCCCTATGTGAGGCAGTCTTCACTGGAAGATCCATGTACTGTGAACTCTGAGTACGGAAAAGCACTCTCAACAAGCTCAGAAATAATGGCAACATGCACGGCAACTGTTAAACCATATGTATCCGAGTCTAGTAACTTGAAACTAGAAAAGATACCAGAAGCTGTTGAAAAGCCCCAGGTAAAGGAACCATCAAAAGGGTTTAGACGGCTTTTAAAGTTTGGAAGAAAGAACCATAGCTCATCATCAGGTGAACCAGATAATGGTGGCATGAATGGTTCTGAAGCAGATGATAATGGCACGAACACTGTTTCTTCTAGTGAAGGTAACTTGCATTAGACCCAGAACACACATAAGCAAAGATACATTTTTTGTGTTTCTTTACATTCTCCTCTCTGTTAGACATTGAACGTACAGTAATGCACTTCAATATTTTTGTGAAGTCTCCCCTGGTTTATCTGGTCAGTCTCCTGACACCACCAACGATTGCTCAATGCTCACGTGCGTGTAATCTTAGTTAGTGTTCAATGTTGCAGAAAATGGCCTGATTCATTTTCTCGTGTTATCCTTTTCTTTTCTTTTTGTATTATCTAGGCTCTTTTCTGTTGACTTGGTATGTTGCTATAGGTCTATGAACAATGCAAGTTGTGGATCAGTGAAAACTTAAAATCTAGTTTGGATGGGTTCAGTTGAGGCCAAAAGAGTCGTTGCATAGTAAACTGACAGTCACTTTTTGTGCTCATGAATCAGTGTATACATTAAAGAATCTGATATCTCAAGATGAAACTCCTAACTCTTCTGCTACATCAAAGGGTAAGGGTTTGCCAACTCAGATACATGCTTTGCATCATTCGTTCTCTCTCAATTATTGTGACGAAATGGTTTCTTTCATATGGTTACAGGTTCTCGCCATTTCTCCTTGTTGTCCCCATTCCGAAGCAAAACTGAAAAGAAGCTGACAACATGATGACGTAAATACTTGCAAATTAGAGGATTGGGAAGCAGCAAGCTAATCTTTATCCAGTATCGAAGTTTCACAGATTCTCCGGTTTTGTATGTGTGAAAGTTATATCTAGTTTTCTTGTTGTAGAACTTGCTTTGTATTTCACAATCAGGGTTGCATGTTGTATTAGTTTGTAGTTCCTCTCCTGCTTAATCAAATGGTTGCAGGTTTGACGTGAACTGTTGCTGGAAATAGTTTGCGGGAAATGGGATTGATATATCACACCCCTTGGATCTCACATGAAAACCAATAGAACCAAGTAGATTTCCCAGAGACCTATCACTCATAAACTGGATTTGCTCCTCCAATAACATTTCGATGGCTCACTCTCTTGAACAGGTATAATTTACGAGCGAGATAAATCATTCTTGTAGGAGTAGTGTGGTATGTTATGTTAAGCAATCAGGTTCCCTCATCCTAGAGTCTAGTTTGCAACTTCCATAGAAAGAGACTGTCCAAAAAAACTTCCATAGAAAGAGTTGAATATAGGAAAAAACCTGGTATCTGTTCCAAATGTATCCAACATGCATCTCATCGCATGTTCTATTGCTAATCCAGACATGTTTTGACGAAAAATCAACTCTACATCCCATACAAGATGAACAAAGACTACGGAAATCGACAAATGAAACGTCAATCAAATCGAATGATCAAGCAAGAAATGTTGCTTCTGCTCAGTCTGTTTGAAGCTTCCTTTGCCAAATACTTGGCAGCTGCTTGTGGATCCTCGATGTTCCTTATGAGATTCACAGCCTCTTGATACTTCATCACCTGAAACACATGCCAGAGTCGATGAAGTTACATGTAAGCTAGCTAGCTAGAAGATTTGGGGAAGTGAGATACCAAATGCACATCTTACCTCCCATATTCCACTGCTTGCTAAGATGACAAATTCAGTATCATTCTCAATCTTTTCGGCCCCAACAACAAGATCTGAGCTTTTAGATTGCTTATTGCTTGCTGCATTGCCAGTATGACACGTTCAAATGAGAACTCGTATAAAATCTGTGCATAACTTGCTACCACAATCGTAAAAATGCATTACCTCTGAAAAATCTACTAGACCAACTCCTTTTGGGTGATTGCTTGTGCCTGCTGCCTATTTCATGAGCTAAACCCTCTCTGCAAACAATTGCTCTGTAGTTGCCCATATTAGCTAACACTAGCTTTTCACCATCGATCACCATTGCCGAAACCGAACCCACTCCATTTGCCTCCTCAGTTTCCTGGGCATCTCTAACCTTTGATTTAGCACTAAGATATGCTTTTTTCATAGTCTCTTGGCTCTTTCCCTTTATGTAAGACTGCACACATGAACATGACATCAAAATTTTGAGGAGGATGAAACTTGTCTCTAAACGCATGAAATTAAATATCGTCTGTTACATTAGTTTCAAGTAACATAAAACCAGGTCTACACAATTGACATTGGAACTTAATCCTAACATCTTAGCGATCATCGAGTGTGCTTCTTAAGTAGACAAGATGTTCGATGAAATACCTTGAAACTTTACTTATATTCAATTTCATAAGCTATAAACTATGCCTTAGTCAAATAGGGTCAATTCACATTGTCATAACTAGGTGACCAGTGAAGATATAACTTGATAAAAGGAATTATGATTACTTGAAACTCTGTTGAAATTTAGGGGAAACAGTTGTTGTAAGGAAAGGGTCACCTACCTCTTTAGGTTTCTTATCAAACAGATGTGCCTGCATGTACTTGGTAACTCCGTCCCCAATCCGAGGATCCGAAACTCCAAAAAGCCAAAGCTCAAGCTCTTCAATCTGCTCTCTCTGAACCCTAAAATAGTCACAGTCGGATCCATCATAACCCTCCACCACATGATGCCCATGTGAAACTGCTGGCATCATCCATGAAGGTTTTTTGGTAAAGTTGGCCTCTTTCTTCTTAAACCCAGTATTTATCTTGAGAATTCGCCTCAGCTGCAAGCCTTGCTGAAACAGCACACATAAACATTACCAGTTTCAAATTCTGATTGATCAAGACTAATGCCTAGTATACATAAATATCTGGTGCATCATCAAGAACAAAAACCCAGACTTTTGTGAAACTTGAATGTTAACAGTGTTCATGTGCATAGAAAGCAAACAACTTTTGGATTTAAAAAAGGTGATGATATGCATTATCCTAATGAAGAATCAAAACCCAGAAAAACAGATTCAAACTTTGATTCTGGGACTTTCATGGTTTATGATATTAACCTCTGTTTCTGAGTTTTTCCATCTTCCAAACATAACTGCCATCTTAAAAATACTAAACCACTGTATCAACCAGAACCCAGAAAACCCAAGAAACCAGAACACTCTGATCAAATATATGAATGAGGGTGTACACAGATATATGCATATGAAACTGAAGATGAAAATGACCCCTTTTACCTTAAACTTGAGATGAAGATCTTTGAGACCCATGAGTTTGCCTGAAAGATTTTGATTATCTGCCATATTAACAAAATAATCACATTTCAGGCAAAAAGGAAAAGAAAAGGGAACAAGAAGAAGGAAACTATATCACAAGGTAAAGTTCCTTCTTTTATTTTTATTTTTTCTTAATCAGACTGCAAAAGGATACATAGTAAAGAGAGGAAGAGAGAGAGCTATACTTGGCAAGTTGGGTTTGCTATTCTGTTTCTTAAAATCTGATTACATTTCTAATTAAAGTCAATATGGAGTCTTATAAAGGTCTGAAATATTTACCAGAATCTCCTATTGTTGGTAAAAAAAAGTGAAAAGAATGTTAAGGAATTAAACAATAAGATTTTTTTCTTAATTAGCTTTAATCATCTGTTGGAAACAAATTTAAAACTTGTAACTGCTCACACTACCTTATCTGTTTCTTAGTTTCTTCTCACTTCTTTCTGAAAGTCAAAATAGTAATTATGAATCAGAGAAAATCTAGGCTGGTATCTATTTTTGCTGAGACAATATTCATGGACTTTCAGGAGGCCAAAAAGGAAGGGATATGGTCTTGGATAAGGAGGTAAATGCAGTTAATTACCTACCCCCACAGTTAAACTCCAAGCTGTAAAACAATGTCATTTTACACTTAGATTCAGCACATCAAGAGTATAGTGAAGAAGAACCTAACCAGGCCGGGCCGCCGATGCAGAGCAGCGTGATACCCGTGAAGGTACGTTGTTCTTATACGAATCAACTTGGACAAACATGTTCTTAATTTTGCACATCATAATTAACGTCAAAATCCCAACCGTTTGCTTATCATCAAATCATTTTAAGTATTATTTATGCAATAAAATCTTTTCATCAATGTTTACCAGATGAACGTTTATGTAAAAGTTGGCATTTTTCAGCTCACTTTGTTTGAAAAGATTTGTTTTCATTTGACCTCAAATGCATAACTTTTGGTTCTCGTAACAAGTCGGATCAAGTTAAACAATTTTGAGAGTATAATCTGGTTTTTGATATTTCACACAATTGGATTTTTATGGCAAAATTCCTAGCTAGGTCAGGTCTGCCTTGTGAATTAGGCCAACTAAATGTCACAGTTTCAGTTTGGTCACCAACTTAATTAGTAGCAATATGGAGTTAAGAACAACGCTAAGGGCACGAACGATATTTTGTGTCTTGAATTCAAGTCATTACTCATTAGATAATGCCAAAGGGAATGCCATGATAGTAGTCTTGACCCATGAGACACGTTTACTTGCCCAATTATAAGGTCGGATGTCAACAATTATAAAGAAGTTTAATGACTAATCATAAATAAAAACGAAAAGCAATAGTGACATTTTTCTTTCTATTTGTAGAATTTTATTTCAAAGTTTGTAGATTTTTACCACAAGAAAGGGTTAATAGTTCGCTTCACTTGATGACATATCTACATTAGAGCAAACAAAATCTATTATCATCACACTATAAATTTAGTTTAGTTTCTCGTATTCTTCTTCTAGTTGAAGCAAGAAGCAAGACAATAATTATAAGATGCTCGATGTAATGTCTATTATCTAACATAAGATGATGGAGTTGGGAAACGTTCTAAAAAATCTTCAAGTTTAGGTTTGTTTCGATTACCAAGATTATTGAGGAATCTTCAAGTTAAATTCTCAAAATTAAGTAAATATTTTGTTACTGTTGCAGTCTCTGTCTCGAGCCATGAAGTCATGTAATGAAACAAATAGAGGACTCGTGATGGACGGCAAAAAGCCTTTTTCTCTGATTCTTCTTCTTCTTCTTCTATCTCCTCCGAGGTTGATGTTTGAGAGTCCGTGGAAAAAAATGGTGATATTGTCCTCGTCAAAAGTGACATTAACTAACTTCTCTTCCATGTTGGAAAATGACCATTTGTTTTCTATACTAATATAGACAATTAACAAACTTGACTTCCATGGCAACACCAAAGTTTCAACTTTGTAATTCCACCATTTGGTTCTCATCCAACACAGTTCATGGCATGTTCCCAGCATTAAGAGACTGACGACCGTTGAGATTCAAAATCGAAATACGCAGGGCACATATGAGGTGGCTGAAGCAGCCGATCAACAATAACTGGTAAACCACAAGAGTTTCACAGTAACAAATTAGAAGTGGAATAGGGAAGGGGGGAAAAAAAATGCTTGAATGCATATAAAGTCCTAAACAAGGTTTCAATCAGGTTGTTCACTAGACAAAGTTATTATTTCCATTTTGGGCTGTACAGAAGCAAAGCAACTGCCTTCTCAAAAAAAAAAAAAATGCATAGCAACTGTAATGGTGAATAACAAAATGATAGCTTTTCTACGTCTTTAGGGAAAAACATAAGGAGACACCATCATCTAGCTACAGATAACCTGTGTCAAAGCATTGTTGACACATCGCAAAGGAATAAAAGCCCCTTTCCCTCTACAACATAGAGCTCAGCAGTGCCAAATCCTAGTCTTCTGGCAAAATCTAGCTAAAAGAAAACAGAAAATTTGTTCAGAAAAAAGGAGATGCCAAGAATAGACACATGCATATCTAATAGGTACTTTATATGGCACCTCAGGGAGGAACTTTTGGCTTGCCATAGCTTGAGTAAAGCAAATTTCTGGACTTGTGGGGTGGAAGCATTTCTAAACCAGCACAGCCACTACTACTTTCACCAAACAGCTTATTGTGACATTTCTTACTCAACCTGCATATCATGTCCCATGCCAATATGAGTTGAAAAACTCGGGGAGATTATTTGCAGCCCCCTGGCAAAGCATCCATGTATCTAATGTAATGTATATATACTCACAAAGTCACAAGTCAACAAATCAAAGCTTATAAGCTCTAGATAATTGTTAACAGTCTGATTCAGTGTCCTGTATATCATTTAATACGCTCAAGTTCCTCATTGATTCAAAGAGAACTCAAACTGGATACTATACTGATAAGCTGAACTCCAATTTAATTGTAGCCTAAGTTGTCCAACAATCTCAGCAAAAAAAAGTCAAATATTATTTACACAAATTGGCCAACCTAGATGAACGCATCATCACATAACCCTAAGAGATCTCATTGATGTTTGTGTACAATGCTACAAGCAGACAGGTCACAGGAGTATCCATAACCAGTAATGAATTGTTTTCACTGCATGAATGTATCTGCATTTCTAGTGTTCATTGATCACTCATCAACAATTAGTTCTCACGTAGAAAAAAAAAGTTCA
This genomic interval carries:
- the LOC101304560 gene encoding putative protein phosphatase 2C-like protein 44-like, translated to MGLKDLHLKFKQGLQLRRILKINTGFKKKEANFTKKPSWMMPAVSHGHHVVEGYDGSDCDYFRVQREQIEELELWLFGVSDPRIGDGVTKYMQAHLFDKKPKESYIKGKSQETMKKAYLSAKSKVRDAQETEEANGVGSVSAMVIDGEKLVLANMGNYRAIVCREGLAHEIGSRHKQSPKRSWSSRFFRASNKQSKSSDLVVGAEKIENDTEFVILASSGIWEVMKYQEAVNLIRNIEDPQAAAKYLAKEASNRLSRSNISCLIIRFD